DNA from Garra rufa chromosome 5, GarRuf1.0, whole genome shotgun sequence:
CTTCTATTCTCATTCTGCTTGACTCTGGCTCTGCATGTGTTTGCAAATATCAACAGCTGCATCTGAAACTAGGCCATATACTGTGTTACTCATACACTTTTTGGTTGTTGTTGAGTTTGGGACACTCTGGAGTGTGGCCTGGAATAATTAATTTCATTAACTGTTTGTACAAAACATGCCAAAGTGTTTgctaaaagcatctgctaaaggTAAATGTTTGCTCTCAAAATACTGGTTTTCTAGGAAAGTACTAATCGTCTTGTGATGGTAGGTGAAGGTTGTGATACTTGGCCAGGATCCGTATCATGGACCAAACCAGGCTCATGGGCTTTGTTTCAGTGTGCAGAAACCTGTTCCTCCTCCACCGAGGTACTGCCTTACAGTCGCCCAGTCCAGTCAGGGTTTATTGTTATTGCACTTTTAACAATTCACACACATTTTACACACCGAGCTATCTTATTGTGATATATATCAATAgctattttcaaaatataaagaCTTTTCTTTAGTTTTCTAGTCAGCAAGTCAGAAGTGACTGTGGCAAGGTACAAAAAAACTCTGAAATACCGGAAGAAAAAAACACTACATTGGTTGTCTTTGTCCAGGGATGTCCAGTCctgattttttatgtttattttttttaaagcagtttcttctgctcaccaaagtacaacaaaaacagtaaaattgtaaaatatttttactatttaaaatgactgttttctatttgaatatattttaaaatgatatttatttctgtgatttcaaagctgaattttcagcatcattactccagtcttcagtgtcacacgatccttcagaaatcattctaatatgctgatttgctgctcaaaaaaaatttgtattattattgtcaatatttaacatttttctataatttttggaaaataaatgatagaaaataatacttttatttagcaaggatggtttaaatcaatcaaaaatgatgataaagacatttataatgttacaaaagatttctatttcaggtaaatgctgtttttctgaattttctgttcatcaaagaaacctgaaattctactcggctgttttcaacaataataataataatgataatgtttttttgagcagcggatcagaatattagaatgatttctgaaggatcatgtgacactgaagactgcagtaatgatgctgaaaattcagttttaaatcacggaataaattacattttaaaatttattcaaatagaaaacgcttattttaaataataaaaatatttcaaagtgttactgtttttgctgttctttagatcaaataaatgcaggcttggtgagcagaagagacttctttaaaaaacattaaaaacttttgactggtagtgtagctttTTAGGTTTACACAATCTAGAAAATCATACAAGTTCTTGCCTGTAGAAGACAATGTAATGAAACCTCCACTGAGTGGCAAATGATATTTTAGCAGCTTCTAATCTAAATGTCTGTTCTGTTGAATGTCACTGAGCATAATGAGGTTACACATTATTACAGGAACTAGATCAATCTTTGTTTTTGAATACAATGACTTTTCACAGCTTGGTGAACATCTTCAAAGAACTGGTTTCAGACATCGACGGCTTTGAGCATCCTGGTCACGGAGATCTCACAGGATGGGCCAAACAAGGTGTGCGTCTTCTACTTTCTCCTCTAGTGCACATTAATAGATCTTTATACAACGAATTCAGAAAATATGTCAAAAACACATACATTACAGTTTACTATTGCAGTGTAGGTTTTGGTTTGGAAATGGCACTTTTATCTGCAGAAAAACACAATTTATTGCATAAATGAGTATGTGAAAACAAAGATtacacagacttttttttttgccctgtcAAAAATGTCCATTTTATGAAAAaatagtgacttgctaatcatgttaacaacatgctagtaacttgctaatcatgctacaaacatgttagcaactaactaattatgttaaaagattgttaaacatgttagaaacatgctagtaacttattagcatgctaatcatgctaataaaatgctaatcatgttagaaacttatGTTATTATGCTAAaagcttgttaatcatgttagaatcatgttagaaacatgctaatcatgctagtaacttatcagcatgctaatcatgctagaaacatgctagtaacatgttaatcatgttagaaacatgctagtaacatatcagcatgctagaaacatgctagtaacatgctaatcatgttagaaacatgctagtaacgtatcagcatgctaggaacatgctagtaacttaattatgctagtaacatgtaaatcatgctagcagcatgctagtaaGTTTTtactcatgttagaaacatgctaatcatgctagcaacttgttaataatgttagaaacatgctagcaacttgttaatcatgctagcagcttgttaatcatgttcaagtcatgctagcaacatgttagcaacatgttactTGTGTTAAtaccatgctaatcatgctagaaacatgctagtaacttaattatgctagtaacatgtaaatcatgctagcagcatgctagtaaGTTGTtactcatgttagaaacatgctaatcatgctagcaacttgttaataatgttagaaacatgctagcaacttgctaatcatgctagcagcttgttaatcatgtttgagtcatgctagcaacatgttacttGTGTTAAtaccatgctaatcatgctagaaacatgttaacagcatgttaatcatactactaacatgctagcaacatggtaatcatgctagaaacatgttaacaacatgttagtaacattttaatcatgttagcaacacgttaataacttgttaattatgttagcaacatgctaatcatgctagaaaccagttaacatgataatcatgttagaaacatactagtaacatgctaatcatgttataaacatgctagtaacttattcagcatgctaatcatgcaagaaacatgctagtaacttaattatgctagtaacatgtaaatcatgctagcaacttgttaatcatgctagcagcttgttaatcatgttcgagtcatgctagcaacatgttagcaacatgttactTGTGTTAAtaccatgctaatcatgctagaaacatgttaacagcatgttaatcatactactaacatgctagcaacatggtaatcatgctagaaacatgttgacaacatgttattaacattttaatcatgttagcaacacgttaataacttgttaattatgttagcaacatgctaatcatgctagaaaccagttaacatgctaatcatgttagaaacatactagtgacatgctaatgatgctgtaaaacattcaaactttaaacttttaaaactacttaaacttcaaactatttcaggctgaaaacattaaactttcaactttttcaaactttctggtccgtcTTTCTTAACCCAACTCAAAGTTAGTCTGTTCCTCTGGTTTTGATGGCTGTTGTGCTGTATAAGCTCATGTCCTGTGCTGATGAATGTGTTTCAGGAGTGCTGCTGCTGAACGCTGTGTTGACGGTGCGCGCTCATCAGGCCAACTCTCACAAGGACAAGGGCTGGGAGACGTTGACAGATGCTGTGGTTCACTGGCTCAGCTCTAACACACAGGGGCTGGTGTTCATTCTCTGGGGCTCTTATGCTCAGAAGAAGGGGGCTGCCATTGACAAGGTATGAAGTGTGATTCTTCTAGAAATGAACTTAAATCCAGCTTAAATACGTGAATGAATCGGTGGATTTGAATAAATGTGATCGTTGGCTTGTAGAAACGACACCACGTTCTGCAAGCGGTCCACCCCTCGCCGTTATCTGCTCACCGCGGCTTCTTTGGATGTAAACACTTCTCGAAGACCAACGAACTGCTGGAGAAATCAGGAAAGAAGCCGATTGACTGGAACGCTCTGTGATGTCGCCATTTGTGGTTGTAGATGGAATGCGGTTCGTCCCGTTTCAGAATTGACCTTTATGGTTTTCATGTTCATTTCCTGCAGAAAATGATCTATACGTTCCTTCTAAATGCTTATAGATGTGTTCTGTTTTCAAGAGTAGGCAAATGGTTTACTTTTAATTTATCTGTCCATTATCTACTTTTTCGTGCTTTGCTTTCAGATGTTATTGTAGCTTTAAACGTACAACACTAACGTCAGTGTTTTTTCGTGTTTGTTATTCAAGTCAAgacaataaactatttttttactGAAGTTGCTTTGACCGTTTAATCTTAGGTAGGATCAACTTTACTTTATATGGAAGCTCATTTCCACTACgtaagaaaaaaatccatgccttaaaaagtacaaattatgagataaatagtCCAAATTATGACTTTAAGAGTCGTAATCCATTTTGACGTGTACAGTtatcatttcaacttttttttttttttaaatctcataactttaactttatctcataattatgccttttaaattttatatctcataattttgataaaTTAAGTCATTTTTCGTAATTATGACAGGGTCATAATTCACTCCTGAAGTCATAATTTtaatgtatctcataattacGACTTTTAAAGTAATAGTTTATACTTTTTATCCCATAACTTTGACATAAGTAATTATTTCGACTTGTCTCAATTTTGTCATAATTGACTTctagtcataattttgatttatctcataattacaattttaaagtcacaattttgactttatttgtaTTTTCGACTTTACtattcataattatgactttattcataatttcaacattttaatctcataattatgatttagtcataattttgactgtctCATAATTACGACTTGTATCtcaattactatttttaatgtcacaatttcaacttgattcataattatgacttttaaagtcataattttgactttatttttcataattgtgattttttttctcgtaattttgatgaCTCAAGTCATAATTGATTTTattcagaatttcaactttaatagtcataattttgatgttttaatCTCATAGTTACATCTTTTAAAGTCAATTTAGATCATTTTGATGATTTAAGTTATTTCGACTTATCTCATTTTGactatcttataattatgacttaaaataattttgacttatctcatagttatgacttttttattcataatttcaAAGTTTTAATCTCATATGTATGATTAcaactttatttcaattactattttaaagtaataattacgacttttttattcataatttaaattttaatcataattttgacattttaaactcataattatgactgtcataattttgacactcataattacttttttattcagaaattTGATTTTAATAGTCAGTTTCGATGTTTTAATCTCAATCACTTTTAGTCAATTTCAGCGTTTTAATCTCATACTTACGACTTTTAATGattttgtcattttgacttttgtcaaataattacgactttttatctcaattactatttttaaagtcaactttatcttgtaattatgacttcataatttacattttagtagtcattaattttgatgttttaaactcataattactgcttttagtcataattttgacactGTCTTATAAttacgacttttaaagtcataatttctcataattattagtttt
Protein-coding regions in this window:
- the unga gene encoding uracil-DNA glycosylase isoform X2; amino-acid sequence: MIGQKSITSFFSPMSKKRNLDEMRTRSSSKYIKILSQGKKQKLESEDVTPPRSLSPEQLDRISRNKKAALERLSANHTVPHGIGESWKNALNAEFKKPYFKSLMSFVAEERQKHTVYPPTNEVFTWTQTCDIKDVKVVILGQDPYHGPNQAHGLCFSVQKPVPPPPSLVNIFKELVSDIDGFEHPGHGDLTGWAKQGVLLLNAVLTVRAHQANSHKDKGWETLTDAVVHWLSSNTQGLVFILWGSYAQKKGAAIDKKRHHVLQAVHPSPLSAHRGFFGCKHFSKTNELLEKSGKKPIDWNAL
- the unga gene encoding uracil-DNA glycosylase isoform X1: MIGQKSITSFFSPMSKKRNLDEMVNVTCPEDGSDHGKKQKLESEDVTPPRSLSPEQLDRISRNKKAALERLSANHTVPHGIGESWKNALNAEFKKPYFKSLMSFVAEERQKHTVYPPTNEVFTWTQTCDIKDVKVVILGQDPYHGPNQAHGLCFSVQKPVPPPPSLVNIFKELVSDIDGFEHPGHGDLTGWAKQGVLLLNAVLTVRAHQANSHKDKGWETLTDAVVHWLSSNTQGLVFILWGSYAQKKGAAIDKKRHHVLQAVHPSPLSAHRGFFGCKHFSKTNELLEKSGKKPIDWNAL